In Tenacibaculum pacificus, a single window of DNA contains:
- a CDS encoding S28 family serine protease — MKKIQLFLLLSLAIFASCKTTKESKIVSFKQKLQSTFPKAQIDSIEAKDHFTEAYKVVLKQNLNPKNPSEGTFDHHMYVSHTNYKSPTVLITDGYDSWNRTTELSKVFKGNQVIVEYRMYGKSRPDSIPWKYLTNDNAIEDYHSVVNKLKTVYSGKWLSSGISKGGETTLIYKAKYPNDIDVAVPYVAPLINTLEDPRTNELINSVGSDECRADIRKYQKTVLNNRKEVLALLATYAKDKKLNFTELSQEEALEYAVLEFPFSFWQWGSGKCEDVPAENASSEELFNYLVKISGFYVFSDSGYKKLLPSFYQHMRELGYYGFDLEPVKDLLKVVKSSTNSRFAPKNVDLTYNPSYIKEIRNIIETKGTNVLHIQGGNDPWGACGPTPNEGVDALKMVLKDGSHTTRIKDFSDEDQQKIYAKLQAWLGKDVKLYPLK; from the coding sequence ATGAAAAAAATACAATTATTTCTTCTGCTATCTTTAGCTATTTTTGCATCATGCAAAACGACTAAAGAGAGTAAAATCGTATCATTTAAACAAAAACTACAAAGTACTTTTCCTAAAGCTCAAATAGACTCTATTGAAGCTAAAGACCATTTTACAGAAGCGTATAAAGTTGTTTTAAAACAAAATTTAAATCCTAAAAATCCTTCTGAAGGAACATTTGACCATCATATGTATGTTTCACATACAAATTATAAGAGTCCTACTGTTTTAATTACAGATGGTTACGACTCATGGAACAGAACTACTGAGCTAAGTAAAGTATTTAAAGGTAACCAAGTGATTGTTGAATACAGAATGTATGGTAAATCAAGACCTGATTCTATTCCTTGGAAATATTTAACAAATGATAATGCTATTGAAGATTATCATAGTGTTGTTAACAAATTAAAAACTGTTTATAGCGGTAAATGGTTATCATCAGGAATTAGTAAAGGAGGAGAAACTACTTTAATTTACAAAGCTAAATATCCTAATGATATTGATGTTGCTGTACCTTATGTTGCTCCGTTAATTAATACCTTAGAAGACCCTAGAACTAATGAATTAATTAATTCTGTTGGTAGTGATGAATGTAGAGCTGATATCAGAAAATATCAAAAAACTGTTTTAAATAACAGAAAAGAAGTTTTAGCATTATTAGCAACTTATGCTAAAGATAAAAAATTAAATTTCACTGAACTTTCTCAAGAGGAAGCTTTAGAATATGCTGTATTAGAATTTCCTTTTTCTTTCTGGCAATGGGGTAGCGGAAAATGTGAAGATGTACCTGCAGAAAATGCATCATCAGAAGAATTATTTAACTACTTAGTTAAAATTTCTGGTTTTTATGTTTTTAGTGATTCAGGATACAAAAAGCTTTTACCTTCTTTTTATCAACACATGAGAGAATTAGGGTACTATGGTTTTGATTTAGAACCTGTAAAAGACTTATTAAAGGTTGTTAAAAGTAGTACTAATAGTAGATTTGCTCCTAAAAATGTAGACTTAACTTACAATCCTTCTTATATTAAAGAGATAAGAAACATTATTGAAACAAAAGGAACTAATGTTTTACATATTCAAGGAGGTAACGATCCTTGGGGAGCTTGCGGACCAACACCTAATGAAGGAGTTGATGCTTTAAAAATGGTTTTAAAAGATGGGTCTCATACTACTAGAATTAAAGATTTTTCTGATGAAGATCAACAAAAAATTTACGCTAAGTTACAAGCTTGGTTAGGTAAAGATGTAAAATTATATCCTTTAAAATAG
- the lhpI gene encoding bifunctional Delta(1)-pyrroline-2-carboxylate/Delta(1)-piperideine-2-carboxylate reductase has product MEKIIQIDNNYIEDNTSFLELISELKSSFSSQDTIVPMRHHHDFANPEVNADSTLLLMPAWTPSKTAGVKIVTVSPENSQFDLPSINGTYIYLDAVKGTIKAILEAKSLTVKRTAAASALASSFLSIENASSLLMIGTGALSVNLIKAHASVRPIKNVFIWGRNFSKAQAICETLKDEDFTITAIENIEEKISDVDIISCATLSKNPLVFGKYLKAGQHVDLVGAYKKGMREADDETITKGAVYVDTYQGGLKESGDILIPLQTGVLKEEDINADLFELSSSKKTGRKTDEEITVFKSVGHALEDLAAANYFYKKYTNE; this is encoded by the coding sequence ATGGAAAAAATTATTCAAATAGATAACAATTATATAGAAGATAATACAAGTTTTTTAGAACTGATTTCTGAATTAAAATCTTCATTTTCATCGCAAGATACTATTGTACCTATGCGTCATCATCACGATTTTGCAAATCCAGAGGTAAATGCAGATTCTACGTTATTATTAATGCCAGCTTGGACACCAAGTAAAACAGCTGGAGTTAAAATAGTAACTGTAAGTCCTGAAAATAGCCAGTTTGATTTACCTTCTATCAACGGAACTTATATTTATTTAGATGCTGTTAAAGGAACAATTAAAGCAATTTTAGAGGCTAAAAGTTTAACAGTAAAGCGTACTGCTGCGGCTTCAGCTTTAGCGTCATCTTTTTTATCAATAGAAAACGCTTCTTCATTATTAATGATTGGTACAGGTGCTTTATCTGTTAATTTAATTAAGGCACACGCTTCAGTTCGTCCTATTAAAAATGTATTTATTTGGGGACGTAATTTTTCTAAAGCTCAAGCTATTTGTGAAACATTAAAAGATGAAGATTTTACAATTACAGCTATAGAGAATATTGAAGAGAAAATTTCAGATGTTGATATTATTTCATGTGCAACATTATCTAAAAATCCATTAGTTTTTGGAAAGTATTTAAAGGCTGGGCAACATGTTGATTTAGTTGGAGCTTATAAAAAAGGCATGAGAGAAGCTGATGATGAAACAATAACTAAAGGAGCTGTTTATGTTGATACTTATCAAGGTGGATTAAAAGAAAGTGGTGATATTCTTATTCCGTTACAAACAGGAGTATTAAAGGAAGAGGATATTAATGCTGATTTATTTGAATTATCTTCAAGTAAAAAAACAGGAAGAAAAACCGATGAAGAAATTACAGTTTTTAAATCTGTAGGTCATGCCTTAGAAGATTTAGCAGCTGCAAATTATTTTTATAAAAAATATACTAATGAGTAA
- a CDS encoding proline racemase family protein encodes MSKTYQNILAKTDFVPHKDWLKIKTIDMHTGGEPLRVIVDGFPELKGNSVLDYRRYCKENYDELRTALMFEPRGHADMYGCILLPPNDDEGDFGIIFLHNEGYSTMCGRAIIAISTLAVEMNWVDVKEGENILKIDAPCGRITSFANVKDGKVTGVRFHCVPSFVVGLDRTVEVDGLGTVTYDLAYGGAFYAYVDIAKNNFDFDLSTDSYRALITNGMKIKHAVMQADKEILHPIEEDLSFLYGTIFIDNTKQASGTDSRNVCIFAEGEVDRCPTGSGVSGRMAIHKKRNEIQYGETMTIESITDSVFIGSVVSEEKYGPFNAVIPQVEGTAYITGMQTFTIDPNDPMKDGFILR; translated from the coding sequence ATGAGTAAAACATATCAAAATATACTAGCTAAAACAGATTTTGTACCACATAAAGATTGGTTAAAAATTAAAACCATTGATATGCACACAGGTGGTGAGCCTTTACGTGTAATTGTTGATGGTTTTCCAGAGTTAAAAGGAAATTCAGTTTTAGATTACAGACGTTATTGTAAAGAAAATTATGATGAATTACGTACTGCATTAATGTTTGAACCACGTGGTCATGCTGATATGTATGGGTGTATTTTATTACCTCCTAATGATGATGAAGGTGATTTTGGAATTATATTTTTACATAACGAAGGATATTCAACAATGTGTGGGCGTGCAATTATTGCTATTTCTACTTTAGCTGTTGAAATGAATTGGGTTGATGTTAAAGAAGGTGAAAATATTTTAAAAATTGATGCTCCTTGTGGACGAATTACTTCTTTTGCAAATGTAAAAGATGGAAAAGTAACAGGTGTTCGTTTTCATTGTGTACCAAGTTTTGTAGTTGGTTTAGATAGAACTGTTGAGGTTGACGGGTTAGGAACAGTAACTTACGATTTAGCTTACGGAGGTGCTTTTTATGCCTATGTCGATATCGCTAAAAACAACTTTGATTTTGATTTAAGTACTGATTCTTACAGAGCTTTAATAACAAATGGTATGAAAATTAAACATGCCGTTATGCAAGCTGATAAAGAAATATTACATCCAATAGAGGAAGATTTAAGTTTCTTATACGGTACTATTTTTATTGATAATACAAAACAAGCTTCTGGAACTGATAGTAGAAACGTTTGTATTTTTGCTGAAGGAGAAGTAGATAGATGTCCTACAGGTTCGGGTGTTTCAGGAAGAATGGCTATTCATAAAAAGCGAAATGAAATTCAATATGGTGAAACCATGACAATTGAAAGTATTACTGATTCGGTATTTATAGGATCTGTAGTTTCTGAAGAGAAATATGGTCCTTTTAATGCGGTTATTCCACAAGTAGAAGGAACGGCTTATATTACAGGAATGCAAACGTTTACAATTGATCCAAATGATCCAATGAAAGACGGGTTTATTTTAAGATAA
- a CDS encoding RagB/SusD family nutrient uptake outer membrane protein, protein MKNIYKIIIATVFTVTIIACDDDAFIQQVSPDQLTSDSFWRNAEDAQSGLTAAYSELEARSNFWDGWQEGRPVVEYFRSDYALPGPDAINYGHWLSIFNFNYTNGHTFLNVLWKTNYKGLNFSNQVITKVNEMTAEQISVKEKKQIIGEATFLRGYYHFKLLTLFEKIVLRTEMINTETLNKALATRKEAWGVVIKDFQDAEAMLSLVGDTQAGRATKGAALAYLGKAYMYKAGDATSSDASDYENAAAAFKKIVNGNAGSYNLEPNFLSLFNGENENNQESIFELQFKSGDDNSWNATRLHAFVGDWSLGGWGGIEASPAIVTEMKAEGMIATTGRYDSRLYGSVYFRDPFFNDTNTNEMQGYTWDQLMDWQYNDTYENHAYFRKWLPNYVYDNSYIGLNVVLMRYADVLLMYAEALNETGATTEAITHINKVRAIHGNMPAITITSKDAVKTQIIHERTMELTLESVRFFDLRRWGMLDKAMQDAGRTGFNASQHSYLPVPLTEIQTNSEVN, encoded by the coding sequence ATGAAAAACATATATAAAATAATTATAGCTACTGTTTTTACAGTTACAATAATAGCCTGTGATGATGATGCTTTTATTCAGCAAGTATCACCAGATCAATTAACTTCAGATTCATTTTGGAGAAATGCAGAAGATGCACAATCAGGATTAACTGCTGCTTACTCAGAACTAGAAGCTAGAAGTAACTTTTGGGATGGATGGCAAGAAGGAAGACCTGTTGTAGAGTATTTTAGGTCAGATTATGCTTTACCAGGTCCAGATGCTATTAATTACGGACATTGGTTATCTATTTTTAATTTTAATTATACCAACGGACATACATTTTTAAATGTACTTTGGAAAACTAATTATAAAGGTTTAAACTTTTCTAATCAAGTAATTACAAAAGTTAATGAAATGACTGCTGAACAAATTTCAGTAAAAGAAAAAAAACAAATTATTGGTGAAGCAACTTTTTTAAGAGGGTATTATCATTTTAAATTATTAACATTATTTGAAAAAATAGTATTAAGAACAGAAATGATTAATACGGAAACATTAAATAAAGCATTAGCAACAAGGAAAGAAGCTTGGGGAGTTGTTATTAAAGATTTTCAAGATGCTGAAGCAATGCTAAGTCTTGTTGGAGATACACAAGCAGGAAGAGCTACTAAAGGAGCTGCTTTAGCTTATTTAGGAAAAGCCTACATGTATAAAGCTGGTGACGCAACATCTTCAGATGCTAGTGATTATGAAAATGCAGCAGCTGCATTCAAAAAAATTGTTAATGGAAATGCTGGTTCATATAATTTAGAGCCAAACTTTTTAAGCTTGTTTAATGGTGAAAATGAAAATAATCAAGAATCTATTTTTGAATTACAATTTAAAAGTGGTGATGACAATTCTTGGAATGCTACAAGATTACATGCTTTTGTAGGTGATTGGTCTTTAGGTGGCTGGGGAGGTATTGAAGCAAGCCCTGCTATTGTTACTGAAATGAAAGCAGAAGGAATGATTGCTACAACAGGACGTTATGATAGTAGGTTATATGGTTCAGTATATTTTAGAGATCCTTTCTTTAATGATACAAACACCAATGAAATGCAAGGATATACTTGGGATCAATTAATGGATTGGCAGTATAATGATACTTATGAAAATCATGCTTATTTTAGAAAATGGTTACCAAATTATGTCTATGATAATTCTTATATAGGTTTAAATGTAGTATTAATGCGTTATGCTGATGTATTATTAATGTATGCTGAAGCTTTAAATGAAACTGGAGCTACAACTGAAGCAATAACTCATATAAACAAGGTAAGAGCTATACATGGAAATATGCCTGCAATAACAATAACATCTAAAGATGCTGTAAAAACACAGATTATCCATGAAAGAACTATGGAGTTAACATTAGAATCTGTACGTTTCTTTGATTTAAGAAGATGGGGAATGTTAGATAAAGCAATGCAAGATGCAGGAAGAACAGGTTTTAATGCTTCACAACATTCTTATTTACCAGTACCTTTAACAGAAATTCAAACTAATTCAGAAGTAAATTAA
- a CDS encoding SusC/RagA family TonB-linked outer membrane protein, whose product MNQKENLKNGKTINFSFLTLLICFFIASTSKVIAQKNSISGKVIDKHGLSLPGASIIIKGTSIGVETDFEGNYTIKAEPKNTLIFNYLGFITKEIIVENKKTIDITLLEDAATLDEVVVVGYGTQKKSDVTGAVGQVKAEELTRVVTTNPIDALQGRVSGVTVTSSSGSPGSGADISIRGIGTFGQNQPLYIIDGVQADPYFIDATNIASMEILKDAASGAIYGTKAANGVVLITTKKGKKGKSKIEIETSLSINTARKKLKLLDANGYVSVHKQMYENAGKSLPSYVTAPITANTDWLDETHRNGELSLLNVRMSGASDNFNYSAGASYADETGMLIGSIFTKKGVYANIGFTKDRFKVNTSLNYSETYREQQKFSLRETFQISPLIPVFDETKESGFGYRDGSLPDHKNPVGEDHFKNDYTKLKYFLGSVNVSYDLLDNLTAKVNYSVSNLTNYTYDFHQAFQVRAVPSNPENEFAFISEYNNEFRRINQEYTLNYSLEFGKSNFNFLAGYQRISEPLKETYAQAEGWKYSPKDLNNNGDLDDKIPAIILDPSFNTLNAFRDGTRSATGTNYEYSLVSQFGRVNYSFDDKYLFQASIRRDGSSKFGKNNKYGTFPSVALGWKITEENFI is encoded by the coding sequence ATGAATCAAAAAGAAAATCTCAAAAATGGTAAAACGATCAATTTTTCATTTTTAACCTTACTTATTTGTTTTTTTATAGCTTCGACTTCTAAAGTAATCGCTCAAAAAAATAGTATCAGTGGTAAAGTAATTGATAAACATGGACTTTCCTTACCTGGCGCTTCTATTATTATTAAAGGGACAAGTATAGGTGTTGAAACTGACTTTGAAGGTAATTATACCATAAAGGCAGAACCTAAAAATACTTTAATTTTCAACTACTTAGGATTCATAACTAAAGAAATAATTGTTGAAAATAAAAAAACAATTGATATTACATTACTTGAAGATGCAGCAACTCTTGATGAAGTTGTTGTAGTTGGTTACGGTACTCAAAAGAAAAGCGATGTAACAGGAGCTGTAGGACAAGTTAAGGCAGAAGAATTAACACGTGTAGTTACAACAAACCCTATTGACGCACTACAAGGACGTGTATCAGGAGTTACAGTAACTTCATCATCAGGTAGCCCTGGTTCAGGAGCAGATATCTCAATTAGAGGTATTGGTACTTTTGGTCAGAACCAACCTTTATATATTATTGATGGTGTACAGGCAGATCCTTATTTTATTGATGCAACAAATATTGCTTCTATGGAAATTTTAAAAGATGCTGCGTCTGGAGCAATTTATGGAACAAAAGCAGCCAATGGTGTTGTTCTAATTACGACAAAAAAAGGAAAAAAAGGAAAATCTAAAATAGAAATTGAAACATCTCTTAGTATTAATACTGCAAGAAAAAAGTTAAAACTATTAGACGCTAACGGATATGTAAGTGTACATAAACAAATGTATGAAAATGCAGGAAAAAGTTTACCTTCATACGTAACAGCCCCAATAACAGCAAATACTGATTGGTTAGATGAAACACATAGAAATGGTGAATTAAGCTTATTAAATGTAAGAATGAGTGGTGCTTCAGATAATTTTAATTATAGTGCTGGTGCTAGTTATGCTGATGAAACAGGAATGTTAATTGGATCAATATTCACTAAAAAAGGTGTTTATGCTAACATCGGATTTACAAAAGATAGATTTAAGGTAAATACTAGTTTAAATTATAGTGAAACTTATAGAGAACAACAAAAATTTTCTTTAAGAGAAACTTTTCAAATATCTCCTTTAATTCCTGTTTTTGATGAAACAAAAGAGTCAGGATTTGGTTATAGAGACGGTAGCTTACCTGACCATAAAAATCCTGTAGGAGAAGATCATTTTAAGAATGATTATACGAAATTAAAATACTTTTTAGGAAGTGTAAACGTAAGTTATGATCTTTTAGACAACTTAACAGCTAAAGTAAATTACTCTGTATCAAATTTAACAAACTATACCTATGATTTTCATCAAGCTTTTCAAGTAAGAGCTGTACCATCAAATCCAGAAAATGAATTTGCTTTTATTTCAGAGTACAACAATGAATTTAGAAGAATAAACCAAGAATACACCTTAAATTACAGTTTAGAATTTGGTAAAAGTAATTTCAATTTCTTAGCAGGTTATCAAAGAATTTCAGAGCCATTAAAAGAAACCTATGCACAAGCAGAAGGATGGAAATATTCACCTAAAGACTTGAATAATAACGGAGACTTAGATGATAAAATACCAGCGATTATTTTAGACCCTAGTTTTAATACTTTAAATGCTTTTAGAGATGGTACACGTTCTGCAACTGGAACAAATTATGAATATAGTTTGGTTTCTCAATTTGGTAGAGTAAATTATTCATTCGATGACAAATATTTATTTCAAGCAAGTATTCGTAGAGATGGAAGTTCTAAGTTTGGAAAAAACAATAAATATGGAACCTTCCCTTCTGTAGCATTAGGTTGGAAAATTACTGAAGAAAATTTCATTTAA
- a CDS encoding MGH1-like glycoside hydrolase domain-containing protein — translation MIKQTELLLVSLLIVLISCKDKVESKKEKVKTMVHTNVLNYVFTPKHKFDKKGLMFSDQGAWFAYSFPDSINTTGFSGPFLMTQQNGIWSSSSLTNLVLKNTKWTSIDTKSYSSHLEQVFLSEKLELKQQLFFLSGHTAIIKSILKNKSNSPQAINYSFKNEQLLADGLKLSVKENNLTIKSALTDAVGHVIFPEDVLLTASTDSTYISNEIQMVLKPNETKEFTISQSFIFKEYSWLEEQQKITTSSFDAILKDRKSDKNTELQSLIENRKIQFNDDKYAEVLAKTQLTLQNNWRIAAGELKDEGLFPSYHYKWFHGFWSWDSWKHAVGLSYYNTDLAKKQMRVMFNFQNEDGFIVDCVYRDTLIEKHNYRDTKPPLSAWAIAKIYKKDKDLSFVKEFYPKLKKYHQWWYNKRDHDKDGLCEYGSTDGSVIAAKWESGMDNAIRFDNSKILKNSEGAYSIDQESVDLNAYLYAEKLFLSELATILGYKTDADSFKKEAEKLKLIIQTQFYDPIDGWFYDTTLDGKTFIKGEGSEGWTALWANAATQEQAEAVKNKMMDPKKFFTKVPFQTMSADHEKFNPLKGYWRGPNWLDQAYFGVKSLRNYGFDKEADKATIQILKGAEGVLGKGKSIRENYHPLTGKGLSAENFSWSAAHIIMLLQKD, via the coding sequence ATGATTAAACAAACAGAACTGCTATTAGTAAGCTTATTAATTGTTTTGATAAGTTGTAAAGATAAAGTCGAAAGTAAAAAAGAGAAGGTGAAAACAATGGTACATACTAATGTGCTCAATTATGTTTTTACACCCAAACATAAATTTGATAAAAAAGGTTTAATGTTTTCTGATCAAGGGGCTTGGTTTGCATACAGTTTCCCGGATTCTATAAATACTACAGGTTTTTCAGGTCCTTTTTTAATGACTCAACAAAATGGTATTTGGAGTAGTTCATCACTTACTAACTTGGTATTGAAAAATACAAAATGGACGTCAATTGATACAAAAAGTTATAGCAGTCATTTAGAACAGGTTTTTTTATCAGAAAAATTAGAGTTAAAACAACAATTATTTTTTTTATCAGGACATACAGCTATTATTAAATCAATATTAAAAAATAAAAGTAATTCACCACAAGCTATTAATTATAGTTTTAAAAATGAACAGTTATTAGCTGACGGATTAAAATTATCAGTAAAAGAAAATAATTTAACAATTAAATCAGCTTTAACAGATGCTGTTGGTCATGTTATTTTTCCTGAAGATGTACTTTTAACAGCATCAACAGATAGTACTTATATTTCAAATGAAATACAAATGGTATTAAAGCCAAATGAAACTAAAGAATTTACAATTTCTCAAAGTTTTATTTTTAAAGAATATTCATGGTTAGAAGAGCAACAAAAAATTACTACTTCAAGTTTTGATGCTATTTTAAAAGATAGAAAATCAGATAAAAACACAGAATTACAATCATTAATAGAAAATAGAAAAATTCAATTTAATGATGATAAATACGCTGAGGTATTAGCAAAAACACAATTAACATTACAAAATAATTGGAGAATTGCAGCTGGAGAATTAAAAGATGAAGGTTTATTTCCTAGTTATCATTATAAATGGTTTCATGGTTTTTGGTCTTGGGATTCTTGGAAACACGCAGTAGGATTATCTTATTATAATACTGATTTGGCTAAAAAACAAATGAGAGTTATGTTTAACTTTCAAAATGAAGATGGTTTTATTGTAGATTGTGTTTATAGAGATACTTTAATTGAAAAACATAATTATCGAGATACAAAACCACCACTTTCTGCATGGGCAATTGCTAAAATTTATAAAAAAGATAAAGACCTTTCTTTTGTAAAAGAGTTTTATCCGAAGTTAAAAAAATATCATCAATGGTGGTATAATAAACGTGATCATGATAAAGATGGTTTGTGTGAATATGGTTCTACAGATGGAAGTGTAATAGCTGCAAAGTGGGAGAGTGGAATGGATAACGCTATTCGTTTTGACAATTCTAAAATTTTAAAAAATAGTGAAGGAGCTTATTCAATAGACCAAGAATCGGTAGATTTAAATGCCTATTTATATGCTGAAAAATTATTTTTATCAGAATTAGCTACTATTTTAGGGTATAAAACTGATGCAGATAGCTTTAAGAAAGAAGCTGAAAAGTTAAAATTGATAATTCAAACACAATTTTATGACCCTATTGATGGATGGTTTTATGACACTACTTTAGATGGTAAAACATTTATCAAAGGAGAAGGAAGTGAAGGGTGGACAGCGCTTTGGGCAAATGCAGCAACACAAGAACAAGCAGAAGCTGTTAAAAATAAAATGATGGATCCTAAGAAGTTTTTTACAAAGGTTCCTTTTCAAACCATGAGTGCCGACCACGAAAAATTTAATCCTTTAAAAGGATATTGGCGTGGTCCTAATTGGTTAGATCAAGCTTATTTTGGTGTGAAAAGTTTGCGTAATTATGGTTTTGATAAAGAAGCTGATAAGGCAACTATTCAAATTTTGAAAGGTGCCGAAGGTGTTCTTGGAAAAGGAAAATCAATTAGAGAAAATTACCATCCTTTAACAGGAAAAGGATTAAGTGCTGAAAATTTTAGCTGGAGTGCTGCACATATAATTATGTTATTACAAAAAGATTAA